Proteins co-encoded in one Perca flavescens isolate YP-PL-M2 chromosome 11, PFLA_1.0, whole genome shotgun sequence genomic window:
- the pou1f1 gene encoding pituitary-specific positive transcription factor 1, translating into MACQAFSADSFTPLSGDSPLPILMHHASPGDCLPASSHAHSMVSAVSSGLSLGQPTKRSHMHLSTSSFGNAPPGLHYPVTPCHYSNQQATYGMMAAQEMLSASISQTRILQTCGVPHPNMVGSGNPLQGSLTPCLYKFPDHGLSSGSCALSHSFSTLPPALLSTDEAPGGQSIGEMKTDGQGKSMRDPEDVPAIDSPQIRELEMFANDFKIRRIKLGYTQTNVGEALAAVHGSEFSQTTICRFENLQLSFKNACKLKAILAKWLDEAELAGALYNDKIGMNERKRKRRTTISLGAKEALEHSFVEKSKPSSQEIARIAKGLHLEKEVVRVWFCNRRQREKRVKTSLNLSSCLTKLSPHCIVQMSKTQRPMT; encoded by the exons ATGGCATGCCAGGCATTCAGCGCCGACTCCTTCACCCCACTTTCAGGCGATTCACCCTTGCCAATCCTCATGCACCACGCCTCTCCCGGTGACTGCCTGCCAGCCAGCTCCCATGCTCACAGCATGGTTTCCGCAG TATCATCTGGACTGTCCCTGGGTCAGCCCACCAAGCGCTCCCACATGCATCTGTCCACATCCTCCTTCGGAAACGCCCCCCCCGGCCTACATTACCCAGTCACCCCCTGTCACTACAGCAACCAGCAGGCCACCTACGGCATGATGGCAG ctcAGGAGATGCTCTCTGCCAGTATTTCTCAGACTCGTATCCTGCAGACATGTGGTGTCCCTCACCCCAACATGGTAGGCAGTGGAAACCCATTGCAAG ggtCTCTTACTCCTTGCTTGTACAAGTTTCCAGACCATGGTCTAAGTAGTGGTTCGTGTGCACTAAGCCATAGTTTCTCCACACTGCCCCCGGCCCTCCTCTCCACTGATGAGGCCCCTGGGGGCCAGAGTATTGGAGAGATGAAAACTGACGGCCAGGGGAAGAGCATGCGGGACCCGGAAGATGTCCCTGCCATAGACTCCCCGCAGATACGAGAGCTGGAGATGTTTGCCAATGACTTCAAAATACGGAGGATCAAACTTG GCTACACACAGACTAATGTAGGCGAGGCTCTTGCTGCAGTGCACGGCTCAGAGTTCAGCCAGACCACGATCTGCCGCTTTGAAAATCTACAGCTGAGCTTTAAGAACGCCTGCAAACTCAAGGCCATTCTGGCTAAATGGCTTGATGAAGCTGAGCTGGCTGGTg CCTTGTACAATGATAAAATAGGAATGAATGAGCggaagaggaaaaggagaaCAACTATCAG CTTGGGAGCTAAGGAGGCTCTGGAGCACAGCTTTGTGGAAAAGAGTAAGCCATCCTCCCAGGAAATAGCCCGGATAGCTAAAGGCCTCCATTTGGAGAAGGAGGTGGTCAGAGTCTGGTTCTGCAACAGACGCCAAAGAGAAAAACGAGTCAAAACCAGCCTCAACCTCAGCTCCTGTTTGACCAAACTCAGCCCACACTGCATCGTACAGATGAGTAAAACACAACGACCAATGACATAG
- the chmp2ba gene encoding charged multivesicular body protein 2Ba translates to MASLFKKKTVDDIIKEQSKDLRGTQRQITRDRAALEKQEKQMEAEIKKMAKSGNKEACKILAKQLVQLRKQKNRTYAVSSKVTSMSTQTKVMNSQMKMAGAMSATAKTMQAVNKKMDPQKTLKTMQDFQKENMKMGMTEDMINDTLDEIFDGSDDEEESQDIVNQVLDEIGIEISGKMVSAPAAGKSLPSAASSKQATISDDEIERQLRALGVD, encoded by the exons ATGGCTTCCCTTTTCAAGAAGAAGACTGTGGATG ACATAATCAAGGAACAGTCTAAGGACCTGCGTGGCACTCAAAGGCAGATCACCAGGGACAGAGCAGCGCTGGAGAAGCAAGAGAAACAAatg GAGGCTGAAATCAAGAAAATGGCTAAGAGTGGCAACAAGGAGGCATGTAAGATTCTGGCCAAGCAGTTGGTCCAGCTGAGGAAGCAGAAGAACCGCACGTACGCCGTCAGCTCTAAGGTTACCTCCATGTCGACGCAGACAAAAGTCATGAACTCTCAAATGAAGATGGCCGGCGCCATGTCTGCAACAGCCAAG ACAATGCAAGcagtgaataaaaaaatggaTCCACAGAAGACACTGAAGACAATGCAGGACTTCCAGAAGGAGAACATGAAGATGGGCATGACCGAGGACATGA TCAATGACACTTTGGATGAGATCTTTGATGGATCTGACGATGAAGAGGAATCGCAGGACATTGTCAACCAGGTTCTGGATGAGATCGGCATTGAGATCTCAggaaag ATGGTGAGCGCTCCAGCTGCAGGAAAGAGCCTCCCCAGCGCCGCCTCATCCAAACAGGCCACCATCTCCGACGACGAGATCGAGCGACAGCTCCGAGCTCTGGGAGTTGACTAA